From a single Cryptococcus deuterogattii R265 chromosome 5, complete sequence genomic region:
- a CDS encoding ethanolaminephosphotransferase, with protein MAANHRFPGKTTYDGPRFAFFSRNPTIFVIFTFFSVYTSALSAASGAQHYAMRITKSQFTGLDAYKYSGIDKSVVSKYILGPFWVWLVTLFPKNIAPNTITFIGLCFVFTNVGTLLFFDPMYQGAALPSWVYLSFGFGLFAYQSMDAIDGKQARRTGMASALGEMFDHGCDAINTTLEVILACHALGLNQSWWTVASQVASLCNFYVSTWEEYHTGTLYLSAFSGPVEGILLIVGIYIITALHPLGSSFWSQPLLKPVLYLAPQLFPYVQKVDGLLESFGVWKYVRLESIPANVAFMSFGAVGTLANIVTSYHNVITSRRKAGKAILPPLFGLLPFFTHTAILVAWLHAELKGGVCIVHDSRMLPFLGYWGMAFSYQVSQLILAHVTKSSFPYWNGMMVFSLFGAADANMGWLFGREPLVQSSPVAANVFIWMSFVVALFNYVRFAREVIWQICEYTGLACFTVRHKDENGKWVQNGKKTQ; from the exons ATGGCCGCCAACCACAGATTTCCCGGAAAGACGACATACGACGGACCCCGTTTTGCGTTTTTTTCGAGAAACCCGACAATCTTTGTCATTTTTACGTTTTTTTCAGTCTACACTTCAGCTTTGTCTGCCGCCTCTGGAGCGCAGCATTACGCCATGCGTATCACCAAGTCCCAGTTCACAGGTCTCGACGCCTACAAATACTCGGGTATCGACAAGTCCGTTGTCAGCAAGTACATCCTCGGCCCATTCTGGGTATGGCTCGTCACCTTGTTCCCTAAGAACATTGCCCCGAACaccatcaccttcatcggCCTCTGTTTTGTCTTCACCAATGTCGGCACCCTCTTGTTTTTTGACCCGATGTACCAGGGGGCAGCACTCCCTAGCTGGGTGTACCTTTCTTTTGGATTTGGGCTTTTCGCGTACCAGAGTATGGATGCGATTGATGGGAAACAAGCTAGGCGGACAGGGATGGCCAGTGCCCTGGGAGAGATGTTTGACCATGGATGTG ATGCTATCAATACCACT CTCGAAGTGATCCTCGCTTGCCACGCCTTGGGCCTTAACCAATCATGGTGGACCGTCGCATCCCAAGTCGCTTCTCTCTGCAACTTTTACGTCTCCACCTGGGAAGAATACCACACCGGCACTCTGTACCTTTCCGCCTTTTCCGGTCCTGTTGAAGGTATCCTCCTCATTGTCGGTATCTATATCATTACCGCTCTTCACCCTCTCGGCTCCAGTTTCTGGTCCCAACCCCTACTCAAACCAGTTCTCTACCTCGCTCCTCAACTTTTCCCATATGTCCAGAAAGTCGACGGTCTACTCGAATCCTTCGGTGTCTGGAAATACGTCAGGCTGGAGAGTATCCCGGCCAATGTGGCGTTCATGTCGTTCGGTGCAGTTGGGACGCTTGCCAACATTGTAACCAGCTACCACAATGTCATCACTAGTCGTCGAAAAGCGGGTAAAGCCATTTTGCCGCCCTTGTTTGGtctcttgcccttcttcacgcATACTGCGATCCTTGTTGCATGGTTGCATGCCGAGTTAAAGGGTGGAGTTTGCATCGTGCATGATTCAAGGATGTTGCCGTTCTTGGGATACTGGGGTATGGC TTTCTCTTACCAAGTCTCCCAACTTATCCTTGCGCACGTTACAAAGAGTAGCTTCCCGTACTGGAATGGTATGATGgtcttctcgctcttcgGGGCGGCCGATGCCAACATGGGCTGGCTCTTTGGCCG TGAACCTTTGGTTCAGTCCTCCCCTGTTGCAGCTAATGTCTTCATCTGGATGTCGTTTGTGGTGGCGTTGTTCAACTATGTTCGATTCGCGAGGGAGGTTATCTGGCAAAT ATGCGAATACACCGGCCTCGCATGCTTTACTGTCAGGCacaaggatgagaatggcaaGTGGGTGcagaatgggaagaagacgcaATAG
- a CDS encoding ribosome biogenesis protein UTP30 — MAPSAPQPATSKKAKKPQPAPKAPLPLPSTFSTAQAEKAVKALLAHHAKVSKQKEEEQLLPREEHVWVVVNTKTGSTRRSLNPIKIQLPHPALPPPPTSSVCLFTKDPQRQYKDLLAQHNIKFISRVVGVEKLKGKFKPYEARRELLRDHDMFLCDERVLAVMPKLLGKMFFEAKKQPIPVNLQRKDLTSTLARAISSTYFHPTTGTSTSTRIATPSHSSPSQTLANLLEAVPQIVAEVEGGWDGVLSVGIKTSGSVMLPVWTGKLGGRFEKTEKPEKSANAGEEMEVEVDEESEIPSAPAPAAAPTVQKKEKKEKTAVAAVEKPKKKSSTIGSTAGGAAKRAKQVAVGAKKPAVKKSKSKL, encoded by the exons ATGGCTCCCTCCGCCCCCCAGCCAGCCACCTCcaaaaaggccaagaagcCCCAACCTGCTCCCAAAgcccccctccccctcccctccacATTTTCCACTGCCCAGGCTGAAAAGGCCGTCAAAGCCCTTCTTGCCCACCACGCCAAAGTCTCAAAgcaaaaggaggaggaacagCTTTTACCGCGCGAAGAACATGTTTGGGTCGTCGTCAACACTAAGACGGGAAGTACCAGGAGGAGTCTGAACCCTATCAAGAT CCAACTGCCCCACCCTGctctcccacctcctcctACATCCTCTGTCTGCCTCTTCACCAAAGACCCCCAACGTCAATACAAAGATCTCCTCGCTCAACATAACATCAAGTTCATCTCCCGCGTTGTCGGCGTCGAGAAGCTCAAGGGCAAGTTTAAACCATACGAAGCGAGGAGGGAGTTGTTGAGGGATCATGATATGTTCTTATGTGATGAACGGGTTTTGGCTGTGATGCCAAAGTTGCTGGGCAAGATGTTTTTCGAAGCTAAAAA GCAACCCATCCCCGTAAACCTTCAACGCAAAGATCTCACTTCCACCCTTGCCCGcgccatctcctccacctatTTCCACCCCACCACTGGTacatccacctccactcgTATCGCCACCCCatcccactcttccccttcccaaaCTCTCGCCAACTTGCTCGAGGCTGTACCTCAAATCGTCGCCGAAGTTGAGGGTGGGTGGGACGGTGTCTTGTCAGTGGGTATAAAGACGAGTGGCAGTGTCATGTTGCCTGTCTGGACAGGCAAATTAGGAGGAaggtttgagaagactgaGAAACCCGAGAAATCGGCCAatgctggagaagagatggaagtcGAGGTGGACGAGGAATCAGAAATTCCCTCGGCCCCCGCTCCTGCTGCCGCACCTACTGttcaaaagaaggagaagaaggaaaagaccGCCGTTGCCGCCGTCGAAaagccaaagaagaaatcatCAACCATCGGATCAACGGCCGGAGGTGCCGCCAAGCGTGCAAAGCAAGTCGCTGTCGGTGCCAAAAAGCCAGCGGTCAAGAAATCCAAGTCAAAGCTTTAA
- a CDS encoding monocarboxylic acid transporter, whose amino-acid sequence MAEAMELSHIPNRRSQSTIDRALDPDHVSEIESIAQYALPPVDGGRQAWMFLAGATFLEILIWGLPFSVGILHVYWTNTLFVGYGASTLTLTATLQTGLLYMSCAFFGPLFTTWPKWRKTFQYAGLLAAALSMIFSAFASKPWHLLVTIGLIYPLSGACYLPCATLLFEWWQAKRGFASGMMYAGTGLGGCIFPFLTSGLLGRFGYKATMISFGVGYAVLGSVALIPIRRRIPLSRYDFAAPGRRRQKFDWSFLKTLPMFMGVMTILLTSLGNFIPSLWLPSYADDLNLHNPSGTALIAILNGASVPGNALLGFLSDRFPLRVAITLSCVGSALACAFLWGFGMNAGMLITFAVVFGLLGPSFSAVWSKMIGVISMDDPVALTLIFSIFAFTRGIGNITSGPISQVLLKYNTMQGAAGAYGLNNYGILLVYTATTIIAGGATGLLFKGR is encoded by the exons ATGGCAGAGGCGATGGAGCTCTCCCACATTCCCAACCGGCGATCCCAATCAACAATAGATCGCGCTTTAGACCCCGATCATGTTTCTGAAATTGAGTCTATCGCTCAAtacgctcttcctcccgtAGATGGAGGTCGCCAAGCGTGGATGTTCCTCGCAGGAGCCACATTTCTTGAGATACTCATCTGGGGCTTGCCGTTCAGTGTCGGTATTCTCCACGTGTATTGGACCAACACTTTATTCGTCGGATATGGTGCTTCGACTTTGACTCTGACAGCCACTCTTCAGACGGGTTTATTGTATATGAGCTGTGCGTTTTTCGGACC TCTCTTCACAACATGGCCAAAATGGCGAAAGACTTTCCAGTACGCTGGCTTGCTTGCAGCGGCTTTGTCAATGATCTTCTCCGCGTTTGCCTCAAAA CCATGGCATCTTCTCGTCACCATCGGTCTGATTTACCCTTTATCCGGAGCTTGTTATCTCCCTTGCGCAACTCTTTTGTTTGAATGGTGGCAAGCTAAACGAGGATTTGCCAGTGGCATGATGTATGCTGGA ACCGGTCTTGGTGGTTGTatttttccctttcttaCCAGTGGCCTTCTCGGCCGATTTGGCTACAAGGCGACTATGATTTCTTTCGGTGTCGGTTATGCCGTTCTCGGTTCTGTAGCCCTCATCCCGATCAGGCGACGGATCCCTCTCTCACGATATGACTTTGCGGCaccaggaagaaggaggcaaAAGTTTGACTGGTCTTTCTTGAAGACATTGCCTATGTTCATGGGCGTGAtgaccatcctcctcacgAGTCTAGGCAACTTTATACCGAGTTTATGGCTTCCAT CCTATGCGGACGATCTTAATCTCCATAATCCCAGTGGTACAGCCCTTATCGCCATACTTAACGGTGCCTCCGTGCCCGGTAACGCCCTGCTTGGCTTCCTCTCCGATCGTTTCCCTCTTCGTGTTGCCATCACCCTCTCTTGTGTAGGTAGTGCACTTGCCTGCGCCTTCTTGTGGGGTTTCGGCATGAATGCTGGGATGTTGATCACTTTTGCTGTTGTTTTTGGCCTCCTGGGGCCTAGTTTTTCGGCGGTATGGTCAAAGATGATTGGAGTCATCTCAA TGGATGACCCAGTGGCCCTTACTTTGATTTTTTCGATCTTTGCATTCACCCGAGGCATTGGAAACATCACTTCTGGTCCCATCTCTCAAGTTCTACTCAAGTACAACACTATGCAAGGAGCAGCTGGAGCTTATGGTTTGAACAATTAT GGCATTTTGCTGGTGTATACAGCGACCACCATTATCGCAGGTGGCGCGACGGGGTTATTGTTTAAAGGACGTTGA
- a CDS encoding dihydroxy-acid dehydratase gives MSNGACEGCTCGRAEQLQQEGDIPINRPERSFTAPADVAPYEGVEPAVPLRSKKWFNDPSDPAMSALYLERYMNYGITLDELRPKNRPIIGIAQTGSDLSPCNRGHMELAKRVRDGIIANGGTPFEFPCHPIQETGKRPTASLDRNLSYLSLVEVLFGYPIDGVVLLTGCDKTTPALLMAAATVNIPAICMNVGPMLNGYRGHKLIGSGGVMWDSRAEYAAGKISEGQFVQQVSLSAPSVGHCNTVGTATTMNCMAEALGMALPGSATIPAVYRERGACAYATGMRIVDLVREDIKPSDVLTKEAFENAIAANTALGGSTNAPIHLNAVAKHIGVDLTGDDWERVGYHLPLLVNVQPAGEWLMEEYHRAGGLPSVIAELIKHKKLPHPDALTITGKSIKENCEGDFSRDQRVILSFDKPLRENAGFLHLKGTLFDSAIMKTSVISDAFREQYLSNPDDPMAFEGPVAVFDGPEDYHHRIEHSPQIDAGTILVMRGAGPQGYPGAAEVVNMIPPGRLINQGIELPCIGDGRQSGTSGSPSILNASPEAATGGMLAYLKDGDRLRIDLLKRTANVLLSTEEIKARKKEMGPYKVPKSQTPWQEIFRETASELSEGMVIKSAVKYQRLAQTAGVPRQNH, from the exons ATGTCTAACGGCGCTTGCGAAGGCTGCACTTGTGGCCGGGCTGAACAACTTCAGCAAGAGGGCGATATCCCTATTAACCGTCCTGAAAGATCTTTCACTGCTCCTGCAGATGTCGCACCTTATGAAGGTGTTGAGCCTGCAGTCCCGCTTCGTTCCAAGAAATGGTTTAATGATCCCTCAGATCCAG CAATGTCTGCCCTTTACCTCGAACGTTACATGAACTATGGTATCACCCTGGACGAACTTCGACCTAAGAACCGACCCATCATTGGTATCGCTCAAACTGGGTCAGATTTGTCTCCTTGTAACCGTGGGCATATGGAGCTAGCGAAGCGAGTCCGAGATGGTATTATCGCGAACGGCGGTACCCCCTTCGAATTTCCTTGTCATCCCATACAAGAGACCGGGAAACGACCTACAGCAAGCTTGGATCGAAATTTGTCGtatctctctcttgttGAGGTGCTTTTTGGATATCCCATCGATGGTGTGGTGTTACTCACTGGCTGTGATAAGAC TACTCCGGCTTTGCTCATGGCTGCCGCTACCGTTAACATACCTGCTATTTGCATG AATGTTGGGCCTATGCTTAATG GTTATCGAGGGCATAAACTTATTGGATCAGGCGGTGTTATGTGGGATAGTCGTGCGGAGTATGCTGCTGGAAAGATCAGTGAAGGCCAGTTCGTGCAGCAGGTTTCACTTTCTGCCCCCAG TGTCGGCCACTGCAATACTGTC GGAACTGCGACTACTATGAACTGCATGGCAGAAGCCCTTGGTATGGCTCTTCCAGGTAGCGCCACTATCCCGGCCGTTTATCGTGAACGAGGCGCGTGCGCCTATGCTACCGGCATGCGTATTGTTGATTTGGTACGAGAAGATATCAAGCCGTCCGATGTTCTCACCAAGGAGGCTTTCGAAAACGCTATCGCTGCCAACACTGCTCTTGGCGGTTCAACAAACGCCCCTATACATCTCAACGCTGTCGCGAAGCATATTGGAGTAGATCTTACAGGAGATGATTGGGAGAGGGTCGGGTATCACTTGCCATTGCTAGTAAATGTGCAACCTGCTGGAGAATGGCTTATGGAGGAGTATCACAGAGCTGGTGGTCTCCCTT CTGTCATCGCCGAGCTCATCAAGCACAAAAAGCTCCCCCACCCCGATGCTTTGACCATTACTGGCAAATCTATCAAAGAGAACTGTGAAGGAGACTTTTCCCGCGATCAACGAgtcattctttctttcgaCAAGCCTCTGAGAGAGAACGCAGgtttcctccacctcaaaGGTACCCTATTCGACAGCGCCATCATGAAGACCTCTGTCATTTCTGATGCTTTCCGTGAACAATACCTTTCCAACCCAGATGATCCCATGGCGTTCGAGGGGCCTGTTGCTGTTTTTGATGGTCCTGAAGACTACCACCACCGTATCGAACATTCACCTCAGATCGATGCTGGAACTATTTTGGTCATGAGAGGGGCTGGTCCTCAAGGATACCCTGGTGCTGCTGAAGTCGTCAATATGATTCCACCCGGAAGATTGATCAACCAAGGGATTGAGCTACCCTGTATTGGTGATGGTCGACAAAGCGGCACAAGTGGGTCCCCAAGCATCCTCAATGCCTCCCCTGAAGCCGCGACCGGTGGCATGCTGGCATATCTCAAGGATGGTGATCGCCTCAGAATCGACTTGTTAAAACGCACAGCTAACGTGCTGTTATCGACCGAAGAGATCAAGgccaggaagaaggagatgggtCCCTACAAGGTACCGAAGAGTCAAACGCCTTGGCAGGAGATCTTCAGAGAGACGGCGAGTGAGCTGAGTGAGGGTATGGTGATCAAGAGCGCGGTCAAGTATCAGAGACTAGCTCAGACGGCGGGTGTCCCGAGGCAAAATCACTAG
- a CDS encoding monocarboxylic acid transporter yields MSSDVELSQLPKQPSQSTIEHPLAYDQEVDESVTHHALPPVDGGRKAWSFLAGATAIEMIVWGIPYSIGILHVYWTNTLFKGYGESTVTLAATLQTGLLYMSCALFGPLFTKWPKWQKTFQYMGLLAASLSLIASAFANKPWHLIVTIGCIYPFSGALYLPCCTLLFEWFVAKRGLANGAMFAGTGVGGVAYPYIMSSLLNRFGYKTAMISMGIGYVIMGVIALIPVNRRVPLSRHDFVGPGRKKPINLTFLRSTPALIGPIIILLVSLGNFIPTLWLPSYADDIKMHRINGTALIAILNAASVPGNTLLGYCSDYSLRAVIIISCVGSALGCAFLWGFGTSPGVLIVFAIIYGLLGTSFQALWSNMIGVISKDDPIAPSLVFSIFAFMRGIGNITSGPISGALLKHNTFPNGAGAYGLHNYGALLLYTAITIFSGGIAGIMFK; encoded by the exons ATGTCATCCGATGTTGAGCTCTCCCAACTTCCCAAACAACCATCCCAATCAACAATCGAGCATCCTCTCGCTTATGACCAAGAAGTCGATGAATCTGTCACCCACCATGCTTTGCCTCCGGTAGACGGTGGTCGAAAAGCATGGTCATTCCTCGCCGGTGCGACTGCGATTGAGATGATAGTTTGGGGGATCCCATATTCTATCGGTATCCTGCACGTGTACTGGACGAATACTCTTTTCAAAGGATATGGGGAGTCTACGGTAACTCTTGCTGCTACATTGCAGACTGGTTTGCTCTATATGAGCTGCGCCTTATTCGGGCC TCTTTTCACAAAATGGCCAAAGTGGCAGAAGACTTTCCAATACATGGGCTTGCTTGCTGCATCGTTATCCCTTATTGCTAGTGCCTTTGCGAACAAA CCATGGCATCTTATTGTCACCATCGGCTGTATTTACCCTTTCTCGGGGGCTCTCTATTTGCCTTGTTGtactctcctcttcgagTGGTTTGTGGCCAAGCG CGGTCTCGCCAACGGTGCGATGTTTGCAGGA ACTGGTGTAGGCGGCGTGGCCTATCCTTATATCATGAGCAGTCTCTTGAACCGTTTTGGTTATAAAACAGCCATGATTTCCATGGGTATTGGCTACGTTATAATGGGAGTTATTGCACTCATCCCAGTCAACCGACGAGTCCCTCTGTCTAGACATGATTTCGTTGGAcctggaaggaagaagcccATAAATTTGACTTTCCTAAGGAGTACGCCGGCGCTGATTGGCCCTATCATCATTCTGCTTGTCAGCTTGGGTAACTTTATTCCTACCCTCTGGCTCCCTT CTTATGCGGACGACATTAAGATGCACCGTATAAATGGTACAGCCTTAATCGCAATCCTGAATGCCGCCTCGGTTCCCGGTAACACGCTGCTTGGCTATTGTTCCGACTACTCCCTACGCGCCGTAATCATCATTTCTTGCGTTGGAAGCGCTCTTGGCTGTGCATTCTTGTGGGGATTTGGCACAAGCCCAGGAGTGTTAATCGTCTTTGCCATCATCTACGGTTTGTTGGGGACCAGTTTCCAAGCGTTGTGGTCAAATATGATTGGAGTCATAAGTA AGGATGACCCTATAGCCCCTTCACTGGTTTTTTCTATCTTCGCCTTCATGAGGGGTATCGGTAACATTACTTCTG GACCCATTTCGGGTGCCCTCTTGAAGCACAACACATTTCCAAATGGGGCGGGCGCCTACGGTTTGCACAACTAT GGCGCTTTGTTACTGTACACAGCCATCACGATCTTCTCAGGGGGTATCGCAGGGATAATGTTTAAGTGA
- a CDS encoding monocarboxylic acid transporter: MASGIELSHLRSQRTESMTEQQLDYDREHEVDESATHYALPPVDGGRRAWAFLAGATVVEMLVWGFPYSIGILHAYWSNTLFKGYGESAITLASTLQTGLLYMSCAIFGPVFTRWPRWQKTLQYIGLFASALSMIGSALATKPWHLVITNGCIYPFSGALYLPCCTILFEWFVAKRGVATGLMYAGTGVGGIAYPYIMSGLLNSVGYKAALVSMGIGYAIIGSIALIPVNRRVPISRYHFEEPGRRKQISFSFLKRSVAFTGSLIILFVSMGNFIPTVWLPSYADDLKLRHINGTALIAILNAATIPGNILLGYFSDYSIRAVIIVSCVGSALGCAFLWGFGTNAGMLVAFAIVYGLLGSSFQCLWSNMIGVISKDDPIAPSLVFSIFAFMRGIGNITSGPVSGALMKHDSFPGAAGAYGFHNYGALLVYTAVTIFTGGATGILFKDR, from the exons ATGGCCTCTGGAATTGAGCTGTCTCACCTCCGAAGCCAGCGAACAGAATCCATGACTGAACAACAACTTGACTATGATCGGGAACATGAGGTCGATGAATCAGCCACGCACTACGCGCTGCCTCCCGTGGATGGCGGCCGAAGGGCATGGGCATTCCTTGCTGGCGCTACAGTTGTAGAGATGCTTGTATGGGGATTCCCTTACTCGATTGGTATCTTGCACGCATACTGGAGTAATACCTTATTCAAAGGCTACGGCGAGTCAGCAATAACTCTGGCTTCCACTCTGCAAACTGGTTTGCTCTACATGAGCTGTGCCATTTTTGGGCC AGTGTTTACCAGATGGCCGAGATGGCAGAAGACTCTCCAGTATATTGGTCTTTTCGCCTCTGCATTGTCGATGATTGGGAGTGCTTTGGCAACAAAG CCCTGGCATCTTGTTATAACCAACGGTTGCATTTATCCATTCTCAGGAGCGCTCTACTTACCCTGCTGCACTATTCTTTTCGAATGGTTCGTCGCTAAACG AGGCGTTGCTACAGGCCTTATGTACGCAGGTACCGGTGTCGGTGGCATAGCATACCCGTATATTATGAGTGGCCTCCTGAACAGCGTAGGCTACAAAGCTGCTCTGGTATCCATGGGCATAGGCTACGCCATCATCGGCTCCATAGCCCTCATCCCTGTTAATCGACGAGTCCCCATCTCTCGGTACCACTTTGAAGAGCcggggagaagaaagcaaaTCAGTTTTTCATTCTTGAAACGCTCAGTCGCTTTCACGGGATCGTTGATCATCCTTTTCGTCAGCATGGGTAACTTCATCCCTACCGTCTGGCTGCCTT CGTATGCCGATGACCTGAAACTACGCCACATCAACGGTACAGCCCTCATTGCCATTCTCAACGCCGCCACCATCCCAGGGAACATCCTCCTTGGCTATTTTTCTGATTACTCTATCCGCGCTGTCATCATCGTTTCCTGCGTCGGCAGTGCTCTCGGATGTGCATTCTTATGGGGTTTTGGAACGAACGCTGGGATGCTAGTCGCCTTTGCAATCGTCTATGGTCTTCTGGGATCAAGCTTCCAGTGTCTATGGTCAAACATGATTGGTGTCATTTCTA AGGATGATCCCATTGCTCCATCTTTAGTTTTCTCAATCTTCGCCTTCATGAGAGGTATCGGTAACATCACATCTG GGCCCGTTTCCGGCGCTCTCATGAAGCATGATTCGTTCCCTGGCGCTGCTGGAGCTTATGGTTTCCACAACTAT GGCGCTTTGCTGGTGTACACAGCTGTAACAATCTTTACCGGGGGAGCTACCGGTATCCTGTTCAAAGATCGCTAG
- a CDS encoding monocarboxylic acid transporter, which yields MSEIEDLELCDRSNKLVESTSAISVIIPPLNSGHDAESAASALPPVDGGWRAWSFLVAATVIVMLVWGLPYSIGVLHVYWTDTLIKGEGGSTLTLAATLQNGLLYMATALAGPLFTAFPRWQRTLQYCGLSAAVISFISSAFATKPWHILVTFGLIYPLSGICYLPCNTLLFEHFFSLRGIATGIVFGGTGLGGASIPFLMNSLLSKFGYKVTMISFGLGYLVIGSIAIVFVRPRIPVSRQLTVEKRKPINWSFMKSTPLIIGTITIFLISLGNFIPSLWLPTYASSLNLLHPSGTGLIAILNAASVPGNTLLGYLSDRMPVRTVIVISCVGSGLSCAFLWGFGTSDGVLILFALIFGLLGPSFSAIWTQMIGVISKDDLISPPLVVSLFTFVRGVGSLTSGPISQALLKMSNLNGSIGAYGFNNYGVLLIYASVTILSGGATGYLFKSS from the exons ATGTCAGAAATAGAAGATCTCGAGCTTTGCGACAGGTCTAATAAGTTGGTCGAATCTACTTCGGCTATATCCGTTATCATTCCTCCTTTGAATTCAGGACATGACGCCGAGTCAGCAGCTTCCGCTCTTCCGCCTGTAGACGGCGGCTGGAGGGCATGGTCTTTCTTGGTGGCCGCTACTGTCATTGTCATGCTTGTATGGGGACTCCCATACTCTATTGGTGTTTTACATGTGTACTGGACGGACACGCTCATCAAGGGTGAAGGGGGTTCAACTCTGACTTTGGCTGCGACGCTGCAAAATGGCTTGTTGTACATGGCAACAGCCCTTGCAGGACC CCTATTCACTGCATTTCCAAGATGGCAAAGGACTTTACAATATTGCGGTCTGTCCGCTGCTGtaatctctttcatcagtAGTGCTTTTGCAACCAAG CCGTGGCACATTCTCGTTACTTTCGGTCTTATCTATCCTCTGTCTGGCA TCTGTTACCTACCATGTAACACCCTTCTCTTTGAgcacttcttctctcttcgaGGTATTGCAACGGGTATTGTCTTTGGTGGTACCGGTCTTGGAGGTGCCtcaattccattcctcatGAATAGTCTTCTCAGCAAGTTTGGCTATAAAGTAACAATGATTTCATTCGGTCTTGGGTACCTCGTCATTGGGTCCATAGCCATCGTCTTTGTTCGACCTCGTATACCAGTCTCTCGGCAACTGAcggtggaaaagagaaagccTATTAATTGGTCATTTATGAAGAGTACTCCTTTAATTATCGGAACTATTACTATTTTCTTGATTAGTCTTGGTAACTTCATTCCTAGCTTATGGCTTCCCA CGTACGCTTCTTCACTCAACCTCCTACACCCTTCAGGAACAGGCCTTATTGCTATTCTGAATGCCGCCTCAGTCCCTGGTAATACTCTCCTTGGATATCTCTCAGATCGCATGCCTGTCCGAAcagtcatcgtcatctcaTGCGTTGGTAGCGGTCTTTCTTGTGCCTTTCTTTGGGGTTTCGGCACCAGTGATGGCGTTTTGATTTTGTTTGCATTGATATTCGGGCTATTGGGCCCTAGCTTTTCGGCAATTTGGACACAGATGATTGGCGTCATTTCTA AAGACGACCTGatctcccctcctcttgTCGTTTCACTTTTCACTTTCGTTCGAGGGGTTGGAAGTTTGACGAGTG GCCCGATCTCGCAAGCATTGTTGAAGATGTCCAACCTTAATGGAAGCATCGGAGCCTATGGGTTTAACAACTAT GGAGTCCTCTTGATTTACGCTTCAGTTACAATATTGAGCGGTGGTGCCACTGGTTATCTGTTTAAATCGTCTTAA
- a CDS encoding non-histone chromosomal protein 6 yields the protein MPKVSTKDSKKSTASDAKRRSKKDPNKPKRALSAYMFFVQDYRERIKAENPEATFGDVGKLLGIKWREMNENEKKPYEAKAKADKERADRENADYKAEGKASKKASKAEEESDDEE from the exons ATGCCCAAGGTTTCTACCAAAGACTCCAAAAAGTCCACTGCTTCCGACGCTAAGAGGCGCTCAAAGAAGGACCCTAACAAGCCCAAGCG TGCTCTCTCCGCCTACATGTTCTTTGTCCAGGACTACCGAGAGCGTATCAAGGCCGAGAACCCCGAGGCTACTTTCGGTGATGTCGGCAAGCTTTTGGGTATCAAgtggagggagatgaacgagaatgagaagaag CCTTACGAggccaaggccaaggctgACAAGGAGCGTGCCGACCGAGAGAACGCCGACTACAAGGCTGAGGGCAAGGCTTCTAAGAAGGCTTCCAAGGCGGAAGA GGAGagcgacgacgaggagTAA